The proteins below are encoded in one region of Streptomyces cyanogenus:
- a CDS encoding RipA family octameric membrane protein translates to MAGIDDRLWNEGVSPSDFCDGTAKYQATILEQYKLCVEMADRVSSRRNLTNTFFLTLNTAVVGALAAGSGAGWPRSSAWVLVAGLLIVLAQCLAWYVMVRSYRQLNAAKYAVIGAFEAKLPAYAYSRAEWGALGEGRDWRTYMPLTHVEQWVPVVFALSYLVAFGAVVTR, encoded by the coding sequence ATGGCCGGCATCGACGACAGGCTCTGGAACGAGGGCGTGAGCCCGTCGGACTTCTGCGACGGCACCGCCAAGTACCAGGCGACGATACTGGAGCAGTACAAGCTGTGCGTCGAGATGGCCGACCGGGTCAGTTCCCGGCGCAATCTCACCAACACCTTCTTCCTCACACTCAACACCGCGGTCGTCGGCGCCCTCGCCGCCGGGTCCGGCGCGGGCTGGCCGCGCTCCTCCGCGTGGGTCCTGGTGGCAGGGCTGCTGATCGTGCTCGCCCAGTGCCTGGCCTGGTACGTGATGGTGCGCTCCTACCGGCAGCTCAACGCGGCCAAGTACGCGGTGATCGGTGCCTTCGAGGCGAAACTCCCGGCCTACGCGTACTCGCGGGCGGAGTGGGGTGCGCTCGGCGAGGGCCGCGACTGGCGCACGTACATGCCGCTGACGCACGTGGAGCAGTGGGTGCCGGTCGTCTTCGCGCTGTCGTATCTCGTGGCCTTCGGAGCCGTGGTGACGAGGTGA
- a CDS encoding FAD-dependent monooxygenase: protein MKVVCVGGGPAGLYLAILLKRQDPSHDITVHERNPEGSTYGWGVTYWRGLLDKLQEHDPESARAVEEHSVRWTDGVARVGDLTTRHRGDEGFGIGRHRLLGLLADRARALGVRLEFESEPTEPPAGADLVVAADGVHSALRTRAAGHFGTRVTAGRNHYIWLGTTQVFDAFTFAFTETEHGWIWAYGYGYSGDHSTCVVECSPQTYTGLGLDRADEGEGLALLGKLFAGVLDGHPLIARSGASWQTFRTLTNRTWHHGNVVLLGDAAHTTHYSIGAGTTLALEDAMCLAGALRAHAVPEALAAYERRRRTELLSVQSAARYSAQWYENLPRYIHLPPHRMFALLGQRHSPLLPYVPPQLYYGLDKAAGQLEPLRRLKRWLGPRAARALHARSSARPDQ, encoded by the coding sequence GTGAAGGTCGTCTGCGTCGGAGGCGGGCCCGCGGGCCTGTACCTCGCCATCCTGCTCAAGCGTCAGGACCCGTCCCATGACATCACCGTCCACGAACGCAACCCCGAGGGTTCCACGTACGGCTGGGGAGTGACGTACTGGCGCGGACTTCTCGACAAGCTCCAGGAGCACGACCCGGAATCGGCGCGCGCGGTCGAGGAACACTCCGTCCGGTGGACCGACGGCGTCGCCCGCGTGGGCGACCTGACCACCCGGCACCGGGGCGACGAGGGCTTCGGGATCGGCCGGCACCGGCTGCTCGGCCTGCTCGCCGACCGGGCCCGCGCCCTCGGCGTCCGCCTGGAGTTCGAGAGCGAGCCGACGGAACCGCCCGCCGGCGCGGACCTCGTCGTCGCGGCCGACGGCGTGCACAGCGCCCTGCGCACCCGCGCGGCCGGCCACTTCGGCACCCGCGTCACGGCCGGCCGCAACCACTACATCTGGCTCGGCACCACCCAGGTCTTCGACGCCTTCACCTTCGCCTTCACCGAGACCGAGCACGGCTGGATCTGGGCCTACGGCTACGGCTACAGCGGCGACCACAGCACCTGCGTCGTCGAGTGCTCCCCGCAGACCTACACCGGCCTCGGCCTGGACCGGGCCGACGAGGGCGAGGGACTCGCCCTGCTGGGAAAGCTCTTCGCCGGCGTCCTCGACGGCCACCCCCTGATCGCCCGCTCCGGCGCCTCCTGGCAGACCTTCCGCACCCTCACCAACCGGACCTGGCACCACGGCAACGTGGTCCTGCTCGGCGACGCGGCCCACACCACCCACTACTCCATCGGCGCCGGCACCACCCTCGCCCTGGAGGACGCCATGTGCCTGGCCGGCGCCCTGCGCGCACACGCCGTGCCCGAGGCCCTCGCCGCCTACGAGCGCCGGCGCCGGACCGAACTGCTGTCCGTGCAGAGCGCGGCCCGCTACAGCGCCCAGTGGTACGAGAACCTGCCCCGCTACATCCACCTGCCCCCGCACCGGATGTTCGCCCTGCTCGGCCAGCGCCACTCGCCGCTGCTGCCCTACGTCCCGCCGCAGCTGTACTACGGCCTCGACAAGGCGGCCGGACAACTGGAGCCGCTGCGCAGGCTCAAGCGCTGGCTCGGCCCCCGCGCCGCCCGCGCCCTGCACGCCCGCTCCTCGGCCCGCCCGGACCAGTAG
- the melC1 gene encoding apotyrosinase chaperone MelC1 produces MPDITRRRALTAAAAVAATASAAALVAPAASAAGHHHTPTTPDSFDEVYKGRRIQGRPASGGGHHHEHGGGYAVFVDGVQLHLMQNADGTWISVVSHYDPVPTPRAAARAAVDELQGAPLLPFPAN; encoded by the coding sequence ATGCCCGACATCACCCGGCGCCGCGCGCTCACCGCGGCAGCCGCCGTAGCCGCGACGGCCTCGGCCGCCGCCCTCGTCGCGCCCGCCGCGTCGGCCGCCGGCCACCACCACACGCCCACCACCCCCGACTCCTTCGACGAGGTCTACAAGGGCCGCCGAATACAGGGCCGTCCGGCGAGCGGCGGCGGGCACCACCACGAACACGGCGGCGGCTACGCGGTGTTCGTCGACGGCGTGCAGCTGCACCTGATGCAGAACGCCGACGGCACCTGGATCAGCGTCGTCAGCCACTACGACCCGGTGCCCACCCCGCGCGCCGCCGCCCGTGCCGCGGTGGACGAGCTGCAGGGCGCACCGCTGCTGCCGTTCCCCGCCAACTGA
- the melC2 gene encoding tyrosinase MelC2: protein MTVRKNQATLTADEKKRFVAAVLELKRSGRYDDFVRTHNEFIMSDTDTGERTGHRSPSFLPWHRRFLLDFEQALQSVDSSVALPYWDWSTDRTVRASLWAPDFLGGTGRSTDGRVMDGPFAASTGNWPINVRVDGRTFLRRSLGTSVRELPTRAEVESVLSMATYDMAPYNSSSDGFRNHLEGWRGVNLHNRVHVWVGGQMATGVSPNDPVFWLHHAYIDKLWAEWQRRHPDSAYVPAGNTPNVVDLNDTMKPWNTVRPADLLDHTKHYTFDV from the coding sequence ATGACCGTACGCAAGAACCAGGCCACCCTCACCGCCGACGAGAAGAAGCGGTTCGTCGCCGCCGTCCTCGAACTCAAGCGCAGCGGGCGCTACGACGACTTCGTCCGCACGCACAACGAGTTCATCATGTCGGACACCGACACCGGCGAGCGGACCGGCCACCGCTCCCCGTCCTTCCTGCCCTGGCACCGCCGGTTCCTGCTCGACTTCGAGCAGGCGCTGCAGTCCGTGGACTCCTCGGTGGCGCTGCCCTACTGGGACTGGAGCACCGACCGCACGGTGCGCGCCTCGCTGTGGGCACCGGACTTCCTCGGCGGCACCGGTCGCAGCACCGACGGCCGGGTGATGGACGGCCCGTTCGCCGCGTCCACGGGCAACTGGCCGATCAACGTGCGGGTCGACGGCCGTACGTTCCTGCGCCGTTCGCTCGGCACGAGCGTGCGGGAGCTGCCCACGCGCGCCGAGGTGGAGTCGGTGCTGTCGATGGCGACGTACGACATGGCGCCGTACAACAGCTCCTCGGACGGCTTCCGCAACCACCTGGAGGGCTGGCGCGGGGTCAACCTGCACAACAGAGTGCACGTGTGGGTCGGCGGGCAGATGGCCACCGGTGTCTCCCCGAACGACCCGGTGTTCTGGCTGCACCACGCCTACATCGACAAGCTGTGGGCGGAGTGGCAGCGCCGGCACCCGGACTCCGCCTATGTGCCGGCGGGCAACACGCCGAACGTGGTGGACCTGAACGACACCATGAAGCCGTGGAACACCGTGCGGCCGGCGGACCTGCTGGACCACACCAAGCACTACACGTTCGACGTCTGA
- a CDS encoding ribonuclease H family protein — MIEDMRERVVAACDGASKGNPGPAGWAWVVSDGDERTPARWAAGPLGRATNNVAELTALEQLLAAVDPDVPLEIRMDSQYAMKAVTTWLPGWKRNGWKTAAGKPVANQDLVVRIDELLGGRSVEFRYVAAHQVDGDPLNDFADRAASQAASVQEAAGSALGSPEPPPSPDTPKAAGAPRARAPRRTGGTASSRTGGAASARTIKAKFPGRCLCGRSYAAGEKIAKNAQGWGHPECRTAEA; from the coding sequence ATGATCGAGGACATGCGTGAACGTGTGGTGGCCGCGTGCGACGGGGCTTCGAAGGGAAACCCCGGACCGGCCGGATGGGCGTGGGTGGTCTCGGACGGCGACGAGCGGACCCCCGCGCGCTGGGCGGCGGGCCCGCTCGGCCGGGCCACCAACAACGTCGCCGAGCTGACGGCCCTGGAGCAGTTGCTCGCGGCCGTGGATCCGGACGTGCCGCTGGAGATCCGGATGGACTCCCAGTACGCGATGAAGGCCGTCACCACCTGGCTGCCCGGCTGGAAGCGCAACGGCTGGAAGACCGCCGCCGGCAAGCCCGTCGCCAACCAGGACCTGGTGGTCCGCATCGACGAGCTCCTCGGCGGCCGGTCCGTCGAGTTCCGCTACGTGGCCGCCCACCAGGTCGACGGCGACCCGCTGAACGACTTCGCCGACCGCGCCGCCAGCCAGGCGGCCTCCGTCCAGGAGGCGGCCGGCAGCGCGCTCGGCTCGCCGGAGCCCCCGCCGTCGCCCGACACCCCGAAGGCGGCCGGGGCCCCGCGCGCGAGGGCGCCCCGCCGCACCGGCGGGACCGCGTCCTCCCGCACCGGCGGGGCCGCGTCCGCCCGCACCATCAAGGCGAAGTTCCCCGGCCGCTGCCTGTGCGGCCGGTCCTACGCGGCCGGCGAGAAGATCGCCAAGAACGCGCAGGGCTGGGGCCACCCGGAGTGCCGTACCGCCGAGGCCTGA
- a CDS encoding VOC family protein, whose product MAVQPEGTPCWADAMFSDVEGAKRFYGDVLGWTFGESSSEYGNYTQAYTDGKAVAAVVPPMPGQEGQSQWCLYFASPDAAATAEKIRQNGGEVLMEPMRVGEFGTMCLAREPSGAVFGVWQAGTHEGFETTATPGAYCWAEVFTREPDQADAFLSAVFPYRMKEIEDDAVDFRMFDVGEDTVLGRMRMTDDFPPEVPSYINVYFAVDDCDAAVDRAVKLGGILRFGPMSSPFGRFAALSDPQGANFSVIDITTTEGEMPKVKDV is encoded by the coding sequence ATGGCCGTGCAACCCGAGGGAACGCCCTGTTGGGCCGATGCGATGTTCAGCGACGTCGAGGGAGCCAAGCGGTTCTACGGTGACGTCCTCGGCTGGACCTTCGGCGAGTCGTCGTCGGAGTACGGCAACTACACACAGGCCTACACGGACGGCAAGGCCGTCGCCGCCGTCGTCCCGCCGATGCCCGGACAGGAGGGCCAGTCGCAGTGGTGCCTCTACTTCGCCTCACCGGACGCCGCGGCCACCGCGGAGAAGATCCGGCAGAACGGCGGCGAGGTGCTGATGGAGCCGATGCGGGTCGGCGAGTTCGGCACCATGTGCCTGGCCCGGGAGCCCAGCGGGGCCGTGTTCGGCGTGTGGCAGGCGGGCACCCACGAGGGCTTCGAGACGACGGCCACGCCCGGCGCCTACTGCTGGGCCGAGGTCTTCACCAGGGAGCCGGACCAGGCCGACGCCTTCCTCTCGGCCGTCTTCCCGTACCGGATGAAGGAGATCGAGGACGACGCGGTCGACTTCCGGATGTTCGACGTCGGCGAGGACACCGTGCTCGGCCGGATGCGGATGACGGACGACTTCCCGCCCGAGGTGCCGTCGTACATCAATGTCTACTTCGCCGTCGACGACTGCGACGCCGCCGTCGACCGGGCCGTCAAGCTCGGCGGGATCCTCCGCTTCGGGCCGATGAGCAGCCCCTTCGGCCGGTTCGCGGCGCTGAGCGACCCGCAGGGCGCGAACTTCTCGGTGATCGACATCACGACCACCGAGGGCGAGATGCCGAAGGTCAAGGACGTCTGA
- a CDS encoding aminoglycoside phosphotransferase family protein, whose protein sequence is MHTDEIAVGAPLVQRLIARRFPQWAALPVRRLASSGTENAMFRLGGDLVVRLPRRPAAAPDVTHEQRWLPRLGPLLPVAVPEPLGTGGPDADFPWPWSVYRWLEGRNPVAGAVAEPELLAGQLGGFVRALRRIDPHDGPAAARGVPLAVRDEPTRAALARLTGRIDTAAVTALWEEALRAPAHAGPPVWAHADLSPGNVLVDGGRLSAVIDFGTAGVGDPAVDLIVAWNLLPATARDAFRAAVGAGDAEWARGRGWALSISLIQLPYYQDTNPALAENSRHVIAEILAEAGTR, encoded by the coding sequence ATGCACACCGACGAGATCGCCGTCGGCGCCCCGCTGGTCCAGCGCCTGATCGCCCGCCGTTTCCCGCAGTGGGCGGCGCTGCCCGTGCGGCGTCTGGCGTCCTCCGGGACCGAGAACGCCATGTTCCGGCTGGGCGGCGACCTCGTGGTCCGGCTCCCCCGACGCCCCGCCGCCGCGCCGGACGTGACGCACGAGCAGCGCTGGCTGCCCCGGCTCGGTCCGCTGCTGCCGGTGGCGGTGCCCGAGCCGCTGGGGACGGGCGGACCCGATGCGGACTTCCCGTGGCCCTGGTCCGTGTACCGCTGGCTGGAGGGCCGTAATCCGGTCGCGGGGGCCGTGGCCGAACCCGAGCTGCTCGCCGGGCAGTTGGGGGGATTCGTGCGTGCGCTGCGCCGGATCGACCCGCACGACGGTCCGGCGGCCGCCCGGGGCGTGCCGCTCGCCGTCCGGGACGAGCCGACCCGGGCGGCGCTCGCCCGGCTCACCGGACGGATCGACACCGCGGCCGTGACGGCCCTGTGGGAGGAGGCGCTGCGGGCCCCGGCGCACGCGGGCCCGCCGGTCTGGGCGCACGCGGACCTGTCCCCGGGGAACGTGCTGGTCGACGGTGGACGGCTGAGCGCGGTCATCGACTTCGGCACCGCCGGGGTCGGCGACCCCGCCGTGGACCTGATCGTGGCCTGGAACCTGCTGCCCGCCACCGCCCGGGACGCCTTCCGTGCGGCCGTCGGCGCCGGGGACGCGGAGTGGGCGCGCGGGCGGGGCTGGGCCCTGTCGATCTCGCTGATCCAGCTGCCGTACTACCAGGACACCAACCCGGCCCTGGCGGAGAACTCCCGGCATGTGATCGCCGAGATCCTCGCCGAGGCCGGGACGCGGTGA
- a CDS encoding VOC family protein — MTTDGFTTCLWFDGQAEEAAQHYVSVFENSRIGRVVRWGESGPGPAGSVLTVEFTANGQKFVALNGGPEFRFNEAISFQILCADQDEIDHYWTKLTENGGEGGPCGWLKDKYGVSWQVVYAPLLDMIGDPDPEKAARATKAMMGMGKLDAAALEQAYAGEQG, encoded by the coding sequence ATGACCACCGACGGATTCACCACGTGTCTCTGGTTCGACGGCCAGGCGGAGGAGGCCGCGCAGCACTACGTGTCCGTCTTCGAGAACTCCCGCATCGGCCGGGTCGTCCGGTGGGGCGAGTCCGGTCCCGGTCCGGCCGGTTCCGTGCTGACCGTGGAGTTCACCGCCAACGGCCAGAAGTTCGTCGCGCTCAACGGCGGTCCGGAGTTCAGGTTCAACGAGGCGATCTCCTTCCAGATCCTGTGCGCCGACCAGGACGAGATCGACCACTACTGGACGAAGCTCACCGAGAACGGCGGCGAGGGCGGCCCGTGCGGCTGGCTCAAGGACAAGTACGGCGTCTCCTGGCAGGTCGTCTACGCCCCGCTGCTCGACATGATCGGCGACCCGGACCCGGAGAAGGCCGCGCGCGCCACCAAGGCCATGATGGGCATGGGCAAGCTGGACGCCGCGGCCCTGGAGCAGGCGTACGCCGGCGAGCAGGGTTGA
- a CDS encoding helix-turn-helix domain-containing protein codes for MSNPVSDEARVVPLRPAPARPAAPETEPAPREPLWRDLVGEVLRRERQAQERTLKDVADAARISLPYLSEIERGRKEASSEVLAAAAHALGLGLGDLLSLAHGELARRTVERRRSAAAPHRPYRGLCLAA; via the coding sequence ATGAGCAACCCGGTGAGCGACGAAGCCCGAGTGGTCCCTCTCCGGCCGGCACCCGCCCGGCCGGCCGCGCCGGAGACCGAGCCCGCACCCAGAGAGCCCCTCTGGCGGGACCTGGTCGGCGAGGTGCTGCGCCGCGAGCGGCAGGCGCAGGAACGCACGCTCAAGGACGTGGCCGACGCGGCCCGGATCTCACTGCCCTACCTGTCCGAGATCGAGCGGGGCCGCAAGGAGGCCTCGTCCGAGGTGCTCGCCGCGGCCGCCCACGCGCTGGGCCTGGGGCTCGGGGACCTGCTGTCGCTGGCGCACGGCGAGCTGGCCCGGCGCACGGTCGAGCGGCGCAGGTCCGCCGCCGCGCCGCACCGGCCCTACCGCGGGCTCTGCCTGGCCGCCTGA
- a CDS encoding RNA polymerase sigma factor SigF, with protein sequence MNTAAGIRSEAEVMEQTEQDRTGEGSLPGIADPTSIAPRDARELSRQFFRRLAELEEGTHEYQYARNTLIEMNMSLVRFAAGRFRGRGDDMEDIVQTGMIGLIKAIDRFELAREVEFTSFALPYIVGEIKRFFRDTTWAVHVPRRLQELRVELAKAREELSSRLDRDPTTAELATLMNLSEKQVVEAQLASNGYNSASLDAALTGDGPEDGEAVLADFIGVEEEGLQLVEDFHALAPLMAELSERDRRIIHLRFVEEATQAEIGELLGCSQMHVSRLIKRIISRLREGMLGELGCA encoded by the coding sequence ATGAACACCGCCGCCGGGATCCGGTCGGAAGCAGAGGTCATGGAACAGACCGAGCAGGACAGGACGGGCGAGGGATCACTGCCTGGTATCGCGGATCCGACGTCCATCGCCCCACGGGACGCGCGGGAGCTGTCCCGCCAGTTCTTCCGCCGGCTGGCGGAGCTGGAAGAGGGCACGCACGAGTACCAGTACGCGCGCAACACCCTCATTGAGATGAACATGTCGCTGGTGCGGTTCGCGGCGGGGCGGTTCCGGGGCCGCGGGGACGACATGGAGGACATCGTCCAGACCGGCATGATCGGTCTGATCAAGGCCATCGACCGGTTCGAACTGGCGCGCGAGGTCGAGTTCACCTCGTTCGCGCTGCCGTACATCGTCGGCGAGATCAAGCGGTTCTTCCGGGACACCACCTGGGCCGTCCATGTGCCGCGCCGGCTCCAGGAGCTGCGGGTGGAGCTGGCCAAGGCGCGCGAGGAGCTGTCCAGCCGGCTGGACCGCGATCCGACCACCGCCGAGCTGGCCACGCTGATGAACCTCTCCGAGAAGCAGGTCGTCGAGGCCCAGCTCGCCTCCAACGGCTACAACTCGGCCTCCCTGGACGCGGCGCTCACCGGCGACGGCCCCGAGGACGGCGAGGCGGTGCTCGCCGACTTCATCGGTGTCGAGGAGGAGGGGCTGCAGCTCGTGGAGGACTTCCACGCACTCGCCCCGCTGATGGCGGAGCTGAGCGAACGCGACCGCCGGATCATCCACCTGAGGTTCGTGGAAGAGGCCACGCAGGCGGAGATCGGGGAGCTGCTCGGCTGCTCGCAGATGCACGTCTCCCGGCTGATCAAGCGGATCATCTCCCGGCTGCGCGAGGGGATGCTCGGCGAGCTGGGCTGCGCCTGA
- a CDS encoding ATP-binding protein — translation MTEHLGGAVIPTGFDVPVEPLRRAAHYTGEPGCIADARAFASRFLEQLRTEWCATADGRTDGELLLMVSELVTNADRHSNGPYILELEGTDAAVVVSVYDSSSALPRRFPKDPQRIGRHGLEIVHALASQVTVERVPVGKRVRAVFELRRA, via the coding sequence ATGACCGAGCACCTGGGCGGGGCAGTGATACCGACTGGTTTCGACGTACCCGTGGAACCACTGCGGCGAGCGGCGCACTACACCGGTGAACCCGGGTGCATCGCCGACGCACGCGCCTTCGCGTCCCGGTTTCTCGAGCAACTGCGCACCGAGTGGTGCGCCACCGCCGACGGCCGGACCGACGGCGAGCTGCTGCTCATGGTGAGCGAGCTGGTCACCAACGCCGACCGGCACAGCAACGGGCCGTACATCCTGGAACTGGAAGGCACGGACGCCGCGGTAGTGGTGTCCGTGTACGACAGCAGCAGCGCCCTGCCCCGCCGCTTCCCGAAGGACCCCCAGCGGATCGGGCGGCACGGTCTGGAGATCGTGCACGCCCTGGCCTCGCAGGTCACCGTCGAGCGCGTACCGGTGGGCAAGCGCGTGCGCGCGGTCTTCGAGCTACGGCGGGCCTGA
- a CDS encoding serine/threonine-protein kinase — translation MAGETSLFAGRPSGELVGRRVAGYAIEREIGRGGMAVVYRAHDLRLDRTVALKLLAPELARNDTFRKRFIHESQVAAAIDHPHIVPVFEAGETDGVLYIAMRYVPGSDLRHLLDVRGPLPPPDAVRIAGQVASALDAAHEHGLVHRDVKPGNILVAEGTDSDHPEYVYLTDFGLTKKSLSLTGFTSVGQFVGTLDYVAPEQISGRPVDGRCDVYSLSCVVYETLTGRPPFQREDDMALLWAHQYDEPPPPSGTRPGLAAAVDPVFAKALAKSPDARHDTCLAFVAALRAALAVGPADGGPEPGRPETAPRPPAWADPVFGLRAARFPGTQ, via the coding sequence ATGGCCGGCGAGACCAGCCTGTTCGCGGGCCGCCCCTCGGGGGAGCTGGTCGGCCGGCGGGTGGCGGGCTACGCGATCGAGAGGGAGATCGGGCGCGGTGGCATGGCGGTCGTCTACCGCGCCCACGACCTGCGCCTGGACCGTACGGTCGCGCTGAAACTGCTCGCCCCGGAACTGGCCCGCAACGACACGTTCCGCAAGCGCTTCATCCACGAGTCCCAGGTGGCCGCGGCGATCGACCACCCGCACATCGTGCCGGTCTTCGAGGCCGGCGAGACCGACGGGGTGCTGTACATCGCCATGCGGTACGTCCCCGGCAGCGACCTGCGCCACCTCCTGGACGTGCGAGGCCCGCTGCCGCCGCCGGACGCGGTGCGGATCGCCGGCCAGGTGGCCTCCGCCCTGGACGCCGCCCACGAGCACGGTCTGGTCCACCGGGACGTCAAGCCCGGCAACATCCTGGTCGCCGAGGGCACCGACAGCGACCACCCGGAGTACGTGTACCTCACCGACTTCGGGCTCACCAAGAAGTCGCTGTCCCTGACCGGGTTCACCAGCGTCGGCCAGTTCGTCGGCACCCTCGACTACGTGGCCCCCGAGCAGATCTCCGGCCGCCCCGTCGACGGCCGCTGCGACGTCTACAGCCTGTCCTGCGTCGTCTACGAGACCCTCACCGGCCGCCCCCCGTTCCAGCGCGAGGACGACATGGCCCTGCTGTGGGCCCACCAGTACGACGAGCCGCCCCCGCCGAGCGGGACCCGCCCCGGTCTCGCCGCGGCCGTCGACCCGGTCTTCGCCAAGGCCCTGGCCAAGAGCCCGGACGCCCGCCACGACACCTGCCTCGCCTTCGTCGCCGCCCTGCGCGCGGCCCTGGCCGTCGGGCCCGCGGACGGTGGTCCGGAACCGGGCCGCCCGGAAACCGCACCCCGGCCACCGGCCTGGGCCGACCCGGTGTTCGGCTTGCGGGCCGCGCGGTTTCCCGGCACACAATAG